Proteins encoded together in one Streptomyces umbrinus window:
- a CDS encoding NUDIX hydrolase, with the protein MTQHRPTHPSRSYAAVLCDVDVLQPTDNGALLAGRMSPLTATPGRWQLPGGSVEYPDGNDPLDAAALRHNAARELAEEIGIGTDSDALTLWAIVRGTGGSRGHGRAPKVTSAG; encoded by the coding sequence ATGACTCAGCACCGCCCGACCCACCCTTCCCGGTCGTATGCCGCCGTACTCTGCGACGTCGACGTCCTGCAGCCCACGGACAACGGGGCACTCCTGGCCGGACGTATGTCGCCGCTGACCGCCACCCCCGGCCGCTGGCAGCTCCCGGGCGGATCCGTTGAATACCCCGACGGCAACGACCCCCTCGACGCCGCGGCACTGCGCCACAACGCAGCCCGCGAACTTGCCGAGGAAATCGGCATCGGCACGGACTCGGATGCCCTGACGCTGTGGGCCATCGTCCGCGGCACGGGTGGATCCCGGGGCCACGGCCGCGCTCCCAAAGTCACCTCAGCCGGGTGA
- a CDS encoding helix-turn-helix domain-containing protein, which translates to MRSHSPLVVPLDLWDHEKARRALEARDLAAVIKHFRQYTGASQTTVGSLAGLAQSDVSAIERGIRQVQSVDVLTRIAEGLAIPLSLLGLADETGSADPPARRKAPVPQLTAAKVTKAELEDDVRRRELMTGALGLGASLIAGTGSDAAAAEAAAHNPAAAMERALFEPVNGRPTSLSDLADGLATARGLFSGARYAALGSALPSLIATAEATRDAAIGRTRERAQAAVARAYVLATELAVKQHSEAAWATADRALIAARASGDPRPLSDAARVVAITMRRAGRSSAAVDFLARTATSLVVENGGPQADTLAARVCLLMTAAYTAASGGRRSTALDLLQEAEETAGRIPVDQSGKPAGLFTISASPAEVSMYRISSLTVLGTPDDAVPYVRSVDPTRLANTERVARYLTDTARMWHQLGDGRRTFSALRAIEHTAPEEVQRPAIRTLTADLLYAPGSLPGLRAFAVRTGAVAA; encoded by the coding sequence GTGCGCAGCCATTCCCCGTTAGTCGTTCCCCTTGATCTGTGGGACCACGAGAAGGCACGACGCGCCCTCGAAGCACGCGATCTTGCCGCCGTGATCAAACACTTCCGGCAGTACACGGGCGCCAGTCAGACCACCGTGGGCTCCCTCGCCGGGCTCGCCCAGTCCGACGTCAGCGCGATCGAGCGGGGCATACGCCAGGTCCAGAGCGTCGATGTCCTGACGCGGATCGCCGAGGGTCTCGCCATCCCGCTCTCCCTGCTGGGCCTTGCCGACGAGACAGGCAGCGCTGATCCCCCGGCTCGCCGCAAAGCGCCCGTCCCGCAGCTGACGGCCGCTAAGGTGACCAAAGCCGAGCTGGAGGACGATGTGCGACGTCGGGAACTGATGACTGGAGCGCTGGGACTCGGCGCCAGTCTGATCGCCGGGACCGGCTCCGATGCTGCTGCGGCAGAAGCGGCCGCCCACAACCCGGCCGCCGCCATGGAACGGGCCCTGTTCGAGCCGGTGAACGGAAGACCAACGAGCCTGAGCGATCTCGCCGACGGGCTCGCGACGGCTCGCGGGCTGTTCTCGGGCGCCCGCTACGCCGCCCTCGGCAGTGCCCTTCCCTCGCTGATCGCCACGGCGGAGGCGACTCGGGATGCCGCCATCGGCCGCACGCGGGAGCGGGCCCAGGCGGCTGTTGCCCGCGCCTACGTCCTGGCCACCGAACTCGCCGTCAAGCAGCACTCCGAGGCTGCGTGGGCCACTGCGGACCGTGCGCTCATCGCCGCACGGGCCAGCGGTGACCCGCGGCCCCTCAGTGACGCCGCGCGGGTCGTGGCAATCACCATGCGCCGTGCGGGCCGCAGCTCGGCCGCCGTGGACTTCCTGGCCCGTACCGCGACCTCGCTGGTCGTGGAGAATGGAGGCCCGCAGGCTGACACCCTTGCCGCCCGCGTCTGCCTGCTCATGACTGCGGCTTACACGGCCGCGTCCGGGGGCCGCCGCAGTACAGCGCTCGACCTGCTCCAGGAGGCGGAGGAAACGGCCGGCCGCATCCCCGTCGATCAGAGCGGAAAGCCCGCAGGTCTTTTCACGATCTCGGCGAGTCCTGCCGAGGTCTCGATGTACCGGATCAGCAGCCTCACCGTCCTCGGCACCCCCGACGACGCCGTTCCGTACGTCCGCAGTGTCGACCCCACGCGGTTGGCCAACACCGAAAGGGTCGCGCGCTACCTCACCGACACGGCCCGCATGTGGCACCAACTCGGCGACGGACGCCGCACCTTCAGCGCTCTGCGAGCCATCGAGCACACCGCGCCCGAAGAAGTCCAACGCCCCGCAATCCGCACGCTCACCGCCGATCTCCTCTACGCCCCGGGGAGCCTGCCCGGCCTGCGGGCGTTCGCGGTGCGCACGGGTGCCGTCGCCGCCTGA
- a CDS encoding NUDIX hydrolase, whose protein sequence is MTTSTPPLREAARAIVLDAEDRLLLLRYDENGGFWATPGGSLEDGEDYDTATLRELREELGIDEKAVELGAQLAERSKDHLVGGREVRQVEKYFLTRVWAAEVDPARASQPDNIREHRWWTLAELRATGETVYPHGLADLVTGVVAHGAPPRPVVLTV, encoded by the coding sequence ATGACGACCTCCACTCCGCCGCTGAGGGAAGCCGCCCGCGCCATCGTCCTCGACGCGGAGGATCGCCTCCTGCTGCTGCGCTACGACGAGAACGGCGGCTTCTGGGCCACACCCGGCGGCTCCCTGGAGGACGGGGAGGACTACGACACTGCGACGCTCCGCGAACTGCGGGAAGAACTCGGTATCGACGAGAAGGCGGTCGAGCTGGGGGCGCAGCTCGCGGAGCGCAGCAAAGACCACCTCGTCGGCGGGCGGGAGGTACGGCAGGTGGAGAAGTACTTCCTCACCCGAGTCTGGGCAGCCGAAGTCGACCCGGCCCGGGCATCGCAGCCCGACAACATCCGCGAGCACCGGTGGTGGACCCTCGCCGAGCTGCGCGCCACGGGCGAGACGGTCTACCCGCACGGTCTCGCCGACCTGGTCACCGGCGTCGTCGCGCACGGTGCACCCCCGCGCCCCGTCGTCCTGACCGTCTGA